Within Bradymonas sediminis, the genomic segment CGAGCTGGTATGGGGAGCGATTCCAGGGGCGCCCGACCGCCTCGGGCGAACCGTTTGACATGTACCGATTCACCGCGGCCCACAAAACCCTGCCCTTCCACACCATCGTGCGGGTGATTGAGCCCGGGTCAAATCGCTCGGTGGTCGTGCGCATCAATGACCGCGGCCCGTTTAGCCCGGGGCGCATCATCGACCTGTCCTACGGCGCGGCGGTCGACATCGGCCTGGTCGGCCCGGGCGTCTTTCCGGTAGAGCTCGACATCCTGCAATGGGGCGACGGCTCGCGGGTACGCTCAAAATAAGCGTGCGCCCACGCCGCCAAAACGCCCGCGCATCCAATGGACGCGCGGGCGTTATTTAGTTCAGCGCCAGCGGCGCGTTAGTTACGCCGGGACAGGATAATCACCATTTTCGTCGGACTCACAATCACCGCGTTTACACGGCGGTTTCTGGTAGTCATCACACTTCTTGCCGTCGCATTTATCGCGACATTTTCTATCCCATCGGTCGTCGCAGCGGTCGCCCACGCAGATATTGGTTTCACATTTTGTGCAACCAAGTTCACGCGCGGTCGGACGCACATCCGGGCACACCGCGTAGTTGTCGCTGGTGATGACGTCACCGCCGATATGCGCGATGCCGGCGACGGTCGAATCAACGCTGCACTCGGGAAGCATATGGTTGTAGATGATAACCACATCCCCGGTGACCCACTGCAAGCAGTCGAGCTCGAGCAGCTGCAAACGAGCGTTGCGCTCAATCGTCAGGTCACCCCAGATCGTGGTGAGGACCGGCGCGATGATGCTCTTAAGACCCGGGTTAAAGTGGACGGTGAAATCGCCGTTGACGGCCACCAGGTTCGGCAAGCAGAGGTATTTGAAGCGCTCACTATGCTCGAAGATAAACTGGCCCATAATCGTGGTGAGCTTGGGCAACTCGAGGCTCATCAGCGCGTTATTACCCGCGAAGATCATGTCCTCGCCCACCGAGATCAGCCAGTCGAAGCTCACCGATTTGAGCGACTGGTTATTGAAGATATGCAGGTTACCCTTCACGTAGCGAAGCGCCGGGGCCGAGATTTTACGCAGCGCGTGGTTGCCCTCCAGGACCAGGCCCTCGCCGGTTTTTTCCAGGTTCGGCAATTTCACATATTTAAGGTCGGTGTTGTCGGCGATGCCGATATATCCGCCGACCGAGCGCAGCCCGTGCAGCGGGCTTAAGTCGACGATATCACTGGTATTCTGTACGAAAAGATGGCGCTCAACGGTGAAACAATCGAGCGAGTCGAAGGCGTCCAGGTCCGCCTGGGTATGGATATTGACCGTGTCGGGGATCATCGGACACGGTGAGAGATGCGCCATCGGCACCACCCCGCCGCCGCTGGCGCCCGCCGCCGGCGACTGGGCCGACGCGCTCTCGCCGAACGACGGCGCCGAAACGCCGGTGTCGCCGCACGCGCTCAGACCGCCAAGGACCAAAGAAACTGCACCAAGATACGAAAGCATGCTCCAAATCTTCTTACTCATACCAACACTCCTCTTCTTAGAGCGCCGCCCCCCATTTATCGGGTCGACCGCGCTCCGGGGATTTACAAAAACCAACGACTCTACAAATTACTTCGGGCTACCCGCGCGCCCCAGGCGCGCCTTTCGATATCGGCCACCTTCTGGCTGACCCGCCGCCTCAAGGCGAGACATTCTGGAAAGACACGGTGCAAACGAATGACCTAAGTGTCTGATATCGAACAACATTTCGTTGCGTACTCAGTAATCTAAACGACTCGCAGGTTTCGGTAAGGGGGGCGCGCAACTATTTGTTTTTTATCGGGAATAATTCCGTCGCGGCCTGTTGCCTGCCGCCAACCACAGGACGCGAAAATGCCCGCGCCTCCCAAACGGGAGACGCGGGCATCTTCACGCCTGGTGCGAACTAGCGCACCGAGAGCACGCTCTCATCGAGCGTTTGGTTTAGAGAGTATAGGGAAACGGCGTCTTGTTCATCAGCTCGCTGTCGCCCCCGGCTTCGTCGACGCTTCGCTCTTTTTCCTGAAGGTCGAAGCTGGCGCTAATCGGTTCCAACACGAGATCATCCGGGAGATCGTCCTCAATGGGCGGCGTCGGCGTTGGTACGCCCGCGTCATCGTCGTCGGAATCATCACCGTCATCCGGCATGTCCCCGTCATCACCGTCATCCGGCATGTCCCCGTCATCACCGTCATCCGGCATGTCCCCGTCATCACCGTCATCCGGCATGTCCCCGTCATCACCGTCATCCGGCATGTCACCGTTATCGTCGTCCGGCACGTCACCGTTATCGTCGTCCGGCACATCACCGTTATCCGGCGCATCACCCGGCTCACGCGGCGCACAAATGCCGGTCACGCACTCCACGCAACCCACGTCCTGGCTGGTGACCGGAACCTCCGGGCACATCGCGTAGTTGTCACTGGCGACCACATCACCGCCGATATGCGCGATGCTCGCGGCGGTCCCCTCAACGCTACACTGGGCCAACATATGGTTGTAAATCACGGTGAGATCACCGGCGACCCACTCCAGGCAGCTCATGTCGAAGACCTCGAGGGCCGCGTTTCGCTCGATGGTCACATCTCCCCAGATCGTGGTGAGCATCGGCGCCGCCAGGCTCTTGAGACCCGGGTTAAAGTGGACCGTGAAGTCCCCGTTGACCGCGACCAGATTCGGCAAGCACAGACAGGTCATGACCTCACTATGCTCGAAGATGAACTGCCCCATGATGGTGGCGAGTTCCGGCAGCTCCAGGCTCGTCATCGCGTTATTACCCGCGAAGATCACGTCCTCGCCGACCGAGATAAGCCAGCCAAACTCTGCCGACTCAAGCGCCTGGTTATTGAAGACGTGCAGGTTACCCTTCACGTAGCGAAGCGCCGGCGCGGAGATGCTTGCCAGCGAGAGGTTTCCCTCAAAGACCAGACCCTCCCCTGTTTTAACCAGGTTCGGCAGCTCTGCGCTGGTCAACTCCGCGTTATCCGCGATGCCGATATACCCGCCGACCGAGCGCAACCCGTGGAGCGCGCTCAGGTCGACGATATCGGTGGTATCCTGCACGAAGAGGTGGCGCTCGACGGTAAAACAATCGAGCGAATTAAAGGCGTCGAGGTCCGCCTGATTGTTGATATTGACCGTGTCCGGGATCTGCGGACACGCCGAACCATCGACCGACGCCACCTGCTCGGCCGCGGTCGCCGCCCCCGACTGAGCCGCGGTGCTCGCGGGATATGAAGGCGCCGCCGTGCCGGTATCGCCGCAGGCGCTCAGCCCGCCGACCAACAGGGAAACCGCGCCAAGATACGAAAGTACACTCCATCTCGTCCTGCTCATACGAACTCCTTTTCTGGGCGTGTGACTGCCCCATACTCAGGTCGGGCACACGCCAAAGACCAGGTAATAATCTACGACCGCGCAAAACGCTTCAGTTGTGTCGAGCGCGCCCCCCAGCGCGCCATTTTATGTCCGTTGCCTTTGTGACCAGCGCGGGCCTTTATGCCCCGCCTGGATGCTTTAGCTTGCGTCACAAAACCCAAGCTAAGTCGTTGACATCGAACGACATTTTGTCGCTTAGCCAAGAACGTAAACGGCGAGTAAGAAATGAGAAGGGGTAGGCATGAAAATGATCTTCGCAGATGGGCGAGCGCCGACCGATTAGTGTCGCTCGACACCCGGGACGCCGAGCGCCAGGGGAAGATGGCGCAGCGAGGCGGGAAGACTGCGAAAAAACGCGGCCCAATCGGCGCTGACCGGGGCGAAGGCCAGCGAGAAATCGCCGCCTCCGGCGCCCGACGGTTTTACAAAAATACCGTGCGCCCCGGCGAGCTTGCGCAGCATGCGGTGGGCGTCGGTGATGATGGGCGCGCCGGTCAGCGCGCCGAGTCGGTCATAGGCGCGGTCGCCGCGCTCCACACAGGCGAGGACGCTGGGGAGGTCGCCGACTTGCAGCGCCAGGATCGCCTTCTCGGCGATCCTCGACGTTTCGGCCAACACCTCAATCATCGCGACGGGATCGCGCCGATAAGCAACCTCACAGGCGCGCACAAAGCTTGTCGAAGTCGCCGGCGAACCCAGCCAGATCGGCTCGACCCGCAACCCCTCGGGAATCTTCAGGCCGCTTAAAACCTCGGCCTCCGCGTTGCGGCTGGTCGCCTCAAAGCGCGCCGCCGAGCGCCCCTTTTCGCCCGACAGATCCGCCAGCCCAGACGACGGCCGAAGCAGTCGATACCCGATGACATGGCCGAAGGTCGACGCGGCGATATCGGCGCAGCTGCCCCGCCCTTTTTGAAGTGTGCGATGGGCCCGAAACGCGTGGTCGAAGATCGCCTCGCGCTCTTTGAACGCAATCTTCGCCGGCGCGCCCTCGCCATCCTCCAGCAAAAACGCCGCGCTCAACGCCACCGCCGACGCGGCCGATGAGCCCAGCCCCAACTTTTGCCCGGTCTCCACGTCGTAGACGGCGCGAACATCCGCCGCCAAATTCGCCACGCCCACATCTTTGGGCGCGCGCGCGGCGAACTCCGCGGGCACGGCTTCGCCGACCACCGCCTCGGGCAAGGCGAGCGGGTTGTCGAAGTCCGCCCCCTCGAGCTCATAGCCACTGGCCGCCTCACTGCGCGACGCGACCACCCGCCGGTCGACCGCCGCCACGACACACCACCCTCCCCGAATCACGCCGTATTCGCCGAATAAAAAGAGTTTTCCGGGCGCCGAGGTCTTGAGCATATCAATCTCCCGCGACGTCTTTTGCCGCGGCTGCATCACTTACAAAATCACCGCAGAGCCGCGCGCCCTCGCCCGGGTGTGCCTCCAAAATTTGGCGCACGCCCTGGGTACCGGCGAGCAACGCGCGACATTCATCGAGCGCCTCGGCCGGGCAAAACACCTTCACCTGGGGACCGGCGTCGATGGTAAAAAAGACCGGCAAACCACCGGCGCGCGCCTTGCGCACCGCGTGGATCAGCGCGACGGTGGTCGCGTTCCAATAGATAATCCCCGGGTCCGCGCCCATCGCCGAAGCGTGCATGCGCAGGCAACTCGCCTCGGCGACTTCGGCAAGGGCCGCGAAATCGCGCGCCGCAACCGCCGCCGCAGCGCGCTCGATATCGCCTGGCACCGACGCAATCCACTGCTCATAATACGGCGAGGTATTCTGCGTGCTCACCATCCCTTCGGTCGAGCCGATATCCTTCTCGCCGGCCGAGGTCACCGCGATGACACAGCGCAGATCCCAATGCGCGGCGGGCGCGATCTGGCGAGCATAGGCCGCCTTACTGGCCTCTTCTGCGCTGCGCGTCGCGACCTTCGTCCCGTCTTCGCCGATGGCATATACGCCGTCATTCATCTCGACATAGCCGCCAAAAAGACTGCGCGCCGCCGACCCGGAACCCCGCCGCGCGAGGATCGATAATTCGGTGGCGCTCAGCTCAAGCCCGGCCGCCGTGGTCGCGGCCAGCGCCAGCGCGGCGAACCCAGACGCCGAAGACGCCAGGCCCGCGCCGGTGGGAAAGTCATTCTCGGAGATCACGCGCGCGTGCTGCGAGATCCCCGCCCGCTCGCGCACCAGGTCCAAGAACTGGGACACGCGCTTGAGCTTTCCGCCGCTCTCCACCGCTTTTCCATCAAGCTGCAGCGAGTCGGCGTCGAGCGCCGCGTCAAACTCAACACAGGTGCGGGTCGACAACCCGCCCAGGGTCAGCGACAGGCTTCCGGCGCCCGGAAGATTATAGGCGAAGTCGCGTTTTCCCCAGTATTTCACCAGAGCAATATTCGGATGCGCGAGGGCAAAAGCTTTCATAGGATTGGATAATAAGGATGGAATTTAATCAAAAAAACGCGCCGAAGCGCGCCTAATTCGTTGAGGATTATTTGGAGCGATGATCGATGGTGACCTCGAAGCCAGACCACCCATGCTCGGCCCATGCTTTTAGGACATCTTCGGCGCCGCCTGGGGTGAGCGCGACCACGCAGCCGCCGCCGCCTGCGCCGGTGAGTTTGGCCCCGAGCGCGCCGGCGCCGCGCGCGACGTGGCAGGCCGCGTCAATCGCGCGCGTGGTCACGCCCAGCGAAGACAGCGCCCCGTGGTTGATGTCCATCAGCTCGCCGACGCGCGCCCAATCACCATCGGTGAGCGCGGCGCTCGCGGCGCGCGCGGTGTCACCGATGACCTGGTTGACCGAGTCGATGAGCTGCGACTCGCGCAGCCGTCGCTGCGCCACCATCTCGACCATCGCGGCGGTCGAGGCCGCCGGGCCCGCCTCGCATACGGCGAGCGTGAGCGCCGGCGCTTCGATGGGCGCGACTTCGAGCTCGGAGTCGTAGGCGCGGGCATAAAAATACACCCCGCTCTTGGAGGCCGCCATCATCTGGTCGAGGCCGGAGGGGTTTCCGTGGAAGACCCGTTCGCTCGCATCGACCGCCTCATCGACCTGCTCGGGTTGCCCCAATAGCTGGCCAATTCCGCGGGCGACCGCGACGGACAACGCCGCCGAGCTCCCCAGGCCGACGCCCATCGGGACCTCGATCGTCACGTCGACCTGCAGCGTTTTGGGGCAATCAAAATGCCCCAAGATCGCCGCGAAGGCCTTGCAAAGTCGCTCGCCATCGCCGGCGTCCACGCCGACATTATCGAGCGCCGCGCCGCATTCGACCCGGGCGTAGACGTCCTCATCCAGCGCGCTGCGCAGCGTCAATTGATGCACCGCTGCGTCGCTGAATTGAACCGTCGCCGTCGCCCCGCGCGGCAAACCGGCGGCCACCGCCGGCTTGCCATAAACGACCGCGTGCTCGCCGAATAAGATCAGCTTCGCGCGGCCGTGGCCTCGGGCCACGACGGCCTCGGCGCCAAGATCTTTTTGTGGCTCTGACTTCGTCACAAACGTCTCCTCGCTGGGATTAAAGCATTCCCGGGACGACACCATCCGGGCGGAAGTCCGCCTCGATATTCTCGTTGAGGGTGTCAAAATTCTCTTCCAAGAAGTCCGCGCAGGTCTCGAAGTCCTCGTTATTCGACAGGCACAAAATCACCTGGTCGAGGTGCTCCGAGCTCGGCAGCTCCTCGTTGGTGATCTTCCAGAATACCTTGAGGAATTCATCGAGGGGGAAGCCCGCGATCATGGTGCCCAGCGCCGGAAAAGCGATGGTGTTGAGCTCCAATTGATTGGCCCGGTCATAGGCGCTCAGGATGCAATTGGAGATCAGACGACGGTTGACCTTCTTTGCCCCGAGGATCGACGCGTGGATCAGATATTTAACCGGCAATTGCCCGGCCTCGGACTCAACCGTGTGGCCCGGCTCAAGGCGGTTATTGCGCAGCGTGCTGCGCTTCATATGCAGCGCCTGCTGGATAAAGGGGCCCGCTCGACGCGTAATCTGCGCGGAGACGCCGCGCCCCAGAATCATGCCGGTATTTGATGGATTAACGAGCGCGCCATTTTCCATAGGAATAATGGTGATGTCGCCCTGCGTGATGGTCAGTAATTTGGCCATGATATGGCTCTCCAGATGGGTAGATAGAACACACGTCCGCTGATAAAGTTAGTCGGTTCCTCAAAGCAGGCCGCGTCCAATAAAAAGACTTATAGGGGAAACAAAGGCGCAGGTATAGAAGCAATGCGCCCCAGGCTGAATCAATCAAAGCGTCAGGCGAAGTGGACCCGCAGGTCCAGCGCCGCCGCCAGGCGGGCCTCGTATTCTTCGCGCGGAATCTCAATGACGCCGAATTGCTCAAGATGTGGGTTGGAATATTGCACATCGAGCAACGGCATTCCACGCTCGCGCATCCGCTCAATCAGATGCACCAGGCAGACCTTGGAGGCGTCGGTCTCGCGGAAGAACATCGACTCGCCGGCGAAGAATCCCGAGATGCTCACCCCGTAGAGTCCGCCGACGAGCGCGTCGCCCTGCCACGCCTCGACCGAATGCGCAAACCCAAGCGCATGCAGCTTGCAATAGGCCTCGATGATTCCCGAGGAAATCCAGGTGGTCTTCTGGATCTTTCGCGGCGCCGCGCAGGCCTGCATCACCTCACGAAACGCCGTATTATAGCGAATCTCAAACGGCTTCTTATCCACCGTCTTGCGCAGCCGAGTCGGGCAATGGAAGTCCTCCACGGGCAGAATCGCCCGCGGGTCCGGCGCGTACCAGTAGACCTCGCCGTCCAACTCCGGATGGGCCATCGGAAAGATGCCCTGCGTATACGCAGAAAATAAAAGATTTGGGTCTAGATTTTCGCTCACAGGGTTCCAGCGACAATGGCTTGGCGTCTCAGCCAGACTCGGAGTTGGATCGGCGCGATCATTTCATCACGCGGGGTTCGGCGCAACCATTTTCGCCGGGTCCACGACCTTGTCGAATTCCTCGCCGCTCATATAGCCGAGCTCGACGATGGCTTCGCGCAGCGAGGTATCCTCGGCGAACGCCTTTTTGGCGACCTTGGCTGCCTTATCATAACCGATGTGGTTATTGAGCGCGGTCACCAGCATCAAGGAGCGGCCAAGATACTCATCGATCTTCTCGCGATTCGGCTCGATGCCCACCACGCAGTGGTCGGTGAAGGAGTGGCACATATCGCTCAGGAGGCGCGAGGACTCCAGCATATTATGGATGAGCATGGGCTTATAGACGTTGAGCTCGAAGTTGCCGCCCGCCGCCGCGAAGGTCACCGCTGCGTTATTGCCGAAGACCTGCGCGCAGACCATCGCCATGGCCTCACCCTGGGTCGGGTTGACCTTTCCGGGCATAATCGAGGAGCCCGGCTCATTGCTCGGAATCGTAATCTCGCCGAGGCCGCAGCGCGGGCCGCTCGACATCCAGCGGATGTCATTGGCGATCTTATTAAGCGCGGTGGCCAGGGTATTGAGCGCGCCGTGCGCCTCCATCAGCCCTTCTTTGCCGGCGAGGATGGCGAATTTGTTGGGGGCGACCACGAAGGGGTAGCCGGTCTTTTCGGTGAGCGCGTCCACCACCTGCTGGTCAAAACCGGCGGTCGTGTTCAGGCCGGTGCCCACCGCGGTGCCGCCGATCGGAACTTCGTAGAGCCCCTCAAGCGACTGCTCAATGGCGCGCAATGAGTTGTCGAGCTGGGCTGCCCAGCCCGAGATCTCCTGGCCCAGGGTGATCGGCGTGGCGTCCATCAGATGCGTGCGGCCGGTCTTGATAATGTCTTTGAAATCCTCGGCTTTTTGCAGAAGCGCGTCGCGCATCTTCTCAACCGCCGGGATCAGCGAGCTTCGCAGCGAGTCCACGGCCGCCACGTGCGAGGCGGTCGGGAAGCTGTCGTTGGTCGACTGGCTTTTGTTGACGTGGTCGTTGGGGTGGACCGGGGTCTTGGAGCCCAGCTCGCCGCCGGCCATCTCGATGGCGCGGTTGGCGATCACCTCGTTGGTATTCATATTGGTCTGGGTGCCGCTGCCGGTCTGCCAGACCACCAGCGGGAACTCGGCGTCGAGCTTGCCGTCGATGACCTCCTGGGCGGCGCGCTGCACGAGGTCTTTTTTGCTCTCGTCCAGGGTGCCCAGGTTAAAGTTAGCCTGCGCGCAAGCGTATTTGACCAGGCCGAGCGCCTTGATCATCGGGCGAGGCATCTTCTGATCACCGATCTTGAAATTCTCGAATGAGCGCTGTGTCTGGGCTCCCCAATAACGCTCCTTGGGTACCTCGATTCCGCCCATACTGTCGTATTCTGTCCGTGTCGTCATCGTACTCGCCTCAAGTAATATTAAAAGTGAATATATAGCTATATAAATACCGTCCGACCGGCTCGAAGCCAGTCAGACCATTGAATCGTCAGACTCTAAAGAGCCTGAATCGCCCCGGTATTCCTAATATCTGCGCGCAGCCTTGGCAATATCTATCCAGGGCCCCCCAGCGTGCCAGGAATGGCGCGCTGGGCACGTCGATTAATCCAGGCGAATCGCTTCAGGCACCGCCGGGCGCAGGGTGACGTTCACCTCGGATTCCTCGTCGCGCTGAATATAGACATTGCGAATCCAACGCTTATTACCCTTGAGCGTGACCTCGATAAAATACTTCCCGGTCGCCAATTTTAGCGGCATCGGAATGGGCGTCTTCATCGCGATGACCTCGGTGGAACCCTTTTTCGAGTCGAGCTCCCGCGGCTCAACCTTAACCGTGGCGTGGGGCATATTCACGACAACCTTAAGCGTTCCGTGGAAGAGTCGCTTCTCCAGGCTCACCTTGCGCTCGACAGACGAACCGTCGGCCACCTCAAGCTTGACGGTCTGGCTCAAATGTTCCTGGGCGCGGGCCTCGAC encodes:
- a CDS encoding septal ring lytic transglycosylase RlpA family protein produces the protein MQNQRFRIDRLTAAFTLSCALLWLAGCGATYDTSRIRDPHGDLITNRTAKGPDGKKHALSGKASWYGERFQGRPTASGEPFDMYRFTAAHKTLPFHTIVRVIEPGSNRSVVVRINDRGPFSPGRIIDLSYGAAVDIGLVGPGVFPVELDILQWGDGSRVRSK
- the mvaD gene encoding diphosphomevalonate decarboxylase; protein product: MKAFALAHPNIALVKYWGKRDFAYNLPGAGSLSLTLGGLSTRTCVEFDAALDADSLQLDGKAVESGGKLKRVSQFLDLVRERAGISQHARVISENDFPTGAGLASSASGFAALALAATTAAGLELSATELSILARRGSGSAARSLFGGYVEMNDGVYAIGEDGTKVATRSAEEASKAAYARQIAPAAHWDLRCVIAVTSAGEKDIGSTEGMVSTQNTSPYYEQWIASVPGDIERAAAAVAARDFAALAEVAEASCLRMHASAMGADPGIIYWNATTVALIHAVRKARAGGLPVFFTIDAGPQVKVFCPAEALDECRALLAGTQGVRQILEAHPGEGARLCGDFVSDAAAAKDVAGD
- the mvk gene encoding mevalonate kinase, which encodes MTKSEPQKDLGAEAVVARGHGRAKLILFGEHAVVYGKPAVAAGLPRGATATVQFSDAAVHQLTLRSALDEDVYARVECGAALDNVGVDAGDGERLCKAFAAILGHFDCPKTLQVDVTIEVPMGVGLGSSAALSVAVARGIGQLLGQPEQVDEAVDASERVFHGNPSGLDQMMAASKSGVYFYARAYDSELEVAPIEAPALTLAVCEAGPAASTAAMVEMVAQRRLRESQLIDSVNQVIGDTARAASAALTDGDWARVGELMDINHGALSSLGVTTRAIDAACHVARGAGALGAKLTGAGGGGCVVALTPGGAEDVLKAWAEHGWSGFEVTIDHRSK
- a CDS encoding macro domain-containing protein; its protein translation is MAKLLTITQGDITIIPMENGALVNPSNTGMILGRGVSAQITRRAGPFIQQALHMKRSTLRNNRLEPGHTVESEAGQLPVKYLIHASILGAKKVNRRLISNCILSAYDRANQLELNTIAFPALGTMIAGFPLDEFLKVFWKITNEELPSSEHLDQVILCLSNNEDFETCADFLEENFDTLNENIEADFRPDGVVPGML
- the aat gene encoding leucyl/phenylalanyl-tRNA--protein transferase; protein product: MSENLDPNLLFSAYTQGIFPMAHPELDGEVYWYAPDPRAILPVEDFHCPTRLRKTVDKKPFEIRYNTAFREVMQACAAPRKIQKTTWISSGIIEAYCKLHALGFAHSVEAWQGDALVGGLYGVSISGFFAGESMFFRETDASKVCLVHLIERMRERGMPLLDVQYSNPHLEQFGVIEIPREEYEARLAAALDLRVHFA
- the fumC gene encoding class II fumarate hydratase, with product MTTRTEYDSMGGIEVPKERYWGAQTQRSFENFKIGDQKMPRPMIKALGLVKYACAQANFNLGTLDESKKDLVQRAAQEVIDGKLDAEFPLVVWQTGSGTQTNMNTNEVIANRAIEMAGGELGSKTPVHPNDHVNKSQSTNDSFPTASHVAAVDSLRSSLIPAVEKMRDALLQKAEDFKDIIKTGRTHLMDATPITLGQEISGWAAQLDNSLRAIEQSLEGLYEVPIGGTAVGTGLNTTAGFDQQVVDALTEKTGYPFVVAPNKFAILAGKEGLMEAHGALNTLATALNKIANDIRWMSSGPRCGLGEITIPSNEPGSSIMPGKVNPTQGEAMAMVCAQVFGNNAAVTFAAAGGNFELNVYKPMLIHNMLESSRLLSDMCHSFTDHCVVGIEPNREKIDEYLGRSLMLVTALNNHIGYDKAAKVAKKAFAEDTSLREAIVELGYMSGEEFDKVVDPAKMVAPNPA